A genomic window from Wolbachia pipientis includes:
- a CDS encoding phage tail protein gives MILPPNASKQEQILTDIINYSFDANSLRGFKFNPQTEMLPWLVAEYGLGEILSWGKKATKSALKEWVLAKQNGIRFQRLRGTPQSLKMALKWANIDNITIQEEPPGEHFAEFQIGISDVPNDFFVDSVIALAKFSAPARSRLMRIFNDYYNAQRFMLDESIFGDLLSDYSGVKIAKEGPVLSFGRKNSFELKMGNPRFKFGTFRSHYDRSYSNDLYRLDVATLGETEPHTKNYNGTYERNHEWYNLEALYPLPQSLLPEIKFAKALIVLSDSWNLGDINACFASTTYEEIEHTFHLSEDKLSEQIWNFQRTPILERFSITYYYEAKNFTDQKIIESNLVEYHVDCKNDSDSKQKDPIHELENYVAAFYLGMVTWHEHRHLNRPWKDFDPIIAKKLDVFSTDLVYT, from the coding sequence GTGATACTTCCTCCAAATGCTTCAAAGCAAGAGCAAATACTTACAGACATAATTAATTATTCTTTTGATGCAAATTCTCTACGGGGATTTAAATTTAACCCACAGACTGAAATGTTGCCGTGGCTAGTAGCGGAATACGGCTTGGGAGAAATTTTATCCTGGGGTAAGAAAGCTACTAAGAGTGCATTAAAAGAATGGGTCTTAGCTAAGCAAAACGGAATAAGATTTCAACGTTTGCGCGGTACACCACAGTCACTGAAGATGGCGCTGAAGTGGGCAAACATTGATAATATTACCATTCAAGAAGAACCACCAGGAGAGCATTTTGCTGAATTTCAAATTGGCATCTCTGATGTTCCTAATGACTTTTTTGTCGATAGTGTAATTGCTCTGGCAAAATTTTCTGCACCGGCAAGATCTCGATTAATGCGAATATTCAATGACTATTACAATGCTCAGCGGTTTATGTTAGATGAAAGTATTTTTGGAGATCTTCTTTCAGACTACTCAGGTGTAAAAATAGCAAAAGAAGGACCAGTATTATCGTTTGGAAGAAAAAACTCATTTGAGCTGAAAATGGGAAATCCAAGATTTAAATTTGGCACTTTTAGATCACATTATGATAGAAGTTACAGTAATGATTTATATAGGTTAGATGTTGCAACATTAGGAGAGACAGAGCCTCACACGAAGAATTACAACGGTACATATGAAAGAAATCATGAGTGGTACAACTTAGAAGCACTATATCCTCTACCACAGAGTTTATTGCCAGAAATTAAGTTTGCTAAAGCATTGATAGTATTGTCAGATAGTTGGAATTTAGGGGATATCAATGCTTGTTTTGCATCAACTACTTATGAAGAAATAGAGCATACATTTCACTTAAGTGAAGATAAACTTTCTGAGCAGATTTGGAATTTTCAACGTACACCAATTTTAGAGCGATTTAGTATAACTTATTACTATGAAGCGAAGAATTTTACTGATCAAAAAATAATAGAGTCTAATTTAGTGGAATATCACGTTGATTGTAAAAATGATTCAGATTCAAAACAGAAAGATCCCATTCATGAGCTAGAAAATTACGTAGCAGCATTCTATCTAGGTATGGTTACTTGGCATGAACATCGCCACTTAAATCGCCCTTGGAAAGATTTTGATCCTATTATTGCAAAAAAATTGGACGTTTTTTCTACGGATCTTGTATATACATAA
- a CDS encoding GPW/gp25 family protein, with product MRGMSSETGKTISGIEHLKQSIVDILTTPIGTRVMRRDYGSRLFELIDHPIVPGFAQELYAAVAEALEKWERRFKLKRVQITEIKEGKVTLILEGIYLPNGKLIRLDGIIV from the coding sequence ATGCGTGGTATGAGTTCTGAAACTGGTAAAACAATAAGTGGTATAGAGCATTTAAAACAATCAATAGTTGATATTTTAACTACGCCAATTGGCACTCGTGTTATGCGCCGAGATTACGGATCAAGGTTATTTGAGCTGATTGATCATCCAATTGTACCTGGTTTTGCACAAGAACTTTATGCAGCAGTTGCAGAAGCATTAGAAAAGTGGGAGCGTCGATTTAAGCTTAAACGTGTACAAATAACAGAAATAAAAGAAGGTAAAGTAACTCTCATTTTAGAGGGAATCTATCTGCCAAATGGAAAGCTGATCCGCCTTGATGGTATTATAGTATAA
- a CDS encoding phage baseplate assembly protein V — MLESNFAISELRRKLANIVRIGIVEKIDYEKAKVKVKIGELVTDFLPWITNRAESWSPPNIDEQVIVLSPLGELSLGVVLPAIYQEKYPPPENKKEVNSVKFQDGTRFTYDKEKHHLEIEVVDKITLNVGESSVEITKSEIKLKAKRVNLN; from the coding sequence ATGTTGGAAAGTAATTTTGCAATTTCAGAATTGCGGAGGAAATTGGCCAACATTGTCCGTATAGGCATTGTCGAAAAAATAGATTATGAAAAAGCTAAAGTAAAAGTTAAAATAGGTGAACTTGTAACAGATTTTCTTCCATGGATAACAAATAGAGCTGAAAGTTGGTCACCACCAAATATTGATGAACAGGTAATAGTATTATCACCATTGGGAGAATTGTCTTTGGGGGTGGTTTTACCGGCAATATATCAGGAAAAATACCCTCCTCCAGAGAATAAAAAGGAAGTAAATAGTGTAAAATTTCAAGATGGGACAAGATTTACATATGATAAAGAGAAACATCATTTAGAGATTGAAGTAGTAGACAAGATAACACTGAATGTTGGGGAATCAAGTGTAGAGATAACAAAGAGCGAAATAAAACTAAAAGCAAAAAGAGTAAATCTAAATTAG
- a CDS encoding PAAR domain-containing protein, translating into MNKSVIRLGDHCEGALLHFCISRSRDVFINGRPVCRQGDNFSEGKVMTQGSKAVFVNGKAIARTGDLISCGAIAEEGSDNVFAG; encoded by the coding sequence ATGAATAAATCAGTTATACGCCTAGGAGATCACTGTGAAGGAGCGTTGCTGCATTTTTGTATAAGTAGAAGCAGAGATGTATTTATAAACGGAAGACCTGTCTGTAGGCAAGGAGATAATTTTAGTGAAGGAAAAGTAATGACACAAGGGTCGAAAGCAGTGTTTGTAAATGGCAAAGCCATTGCTCGTACTGGTGACCTAATTTCCTGTGGAGCAATAGCAGAAGAAGGGAGTGATAACGTTTTTGCAGGGTAA
- a CDS encoding baseplate J/gp47 family protein, producing MKTPNIVETLKFEEIFSRMKEELVRRNASFSALTESDPAIKILEVAAWRELLLRQRINDAAQANLLAFARGNDLDHLAEFYGVLRKESENDESLRKRVKAKIVGWSTAGSKEHYRYHALSADTRVKDAQVVSPVPGSVQISILSTENDGVPSEELLEIVRNNVIRDDIRVLTDTLTVIGCGIIPITIHAKVHIYPAASKDVIAAAKEQFIKGLESTKGLGWNVTRSWIIAHLFTEGIQNIELTEPIEDIVVQDNECVTLNNLSVR from the coding sequence ATGAAAACACCAAATATTGTCGAAACATTAAAATTTGAGGAAATCTTTTCGCGAATGAAAGAAGAGTTAGTGCGTCGGAATGCAAGTTTTTCTGCACTAACTGAGAGTGATCCAGCAATAAAGATACTGGAAGTAGCAGCCTGGCGTGAACTTTTGCTTAGGCAAAGGATTAATGATGCAGCACAGGCAAATTTACTTGCTTTTGCAAGAGGTAATGACCTTGATCACTTGGCTGAATTTTATGGTGTGCTGAGAAAGGAGTCAGAGAATGATGAATCCTTAAGGAAGCGGGTAAAAGCCAAAATTGTTGGTTGGTCAACAGCAGGAAGCAAAGAACATTATCGCTATCATGCATTATCTGCTGACACAAGAGTAAAAGATGCGCAAGTGGTATCACCTGTACCAGGAAGTGTACAGATTTCAATACTTTCTACAGAAAATGATGGAGTACCTTCAGAAGAATTGCTAGAGATCGTCAGAAATAACGTTATTCGCGATGATATTCGTGTATTAACAGATACGCTTACAGTTATTGGCTGTGGTATTATTCCCATTACTATTCATGCTAAAGTGCATATTTACCCTGCTGCATCAAAAGATGTTATCGCAGCTGCAAAGGAACAATTTATCAAAGGTCTTGAGTCTACTAAAGGTTTAGGGTGGAATGTAACCAGGTCCTGGATTATTGCTCATCTTTTTACAGAAGGTATACAAAATATAGAGCTTACAGAGCCGATAGAAGACATCGTCGTGCAAGATAATGAATGCGTTACTTTAAATAATTTAAGTGTTAGGTAA